The sequence GAATGGAACGTACCTTTGTCAAGCGTGATACAAAGAACCAAAAGCTTCTTGCCGGAGGCTCCTTGTCTCCTGTTGTTCTTGGCTATATTGCTGACAGTGAAGTTCCAAAACCCTGCCGTCATTTTGTTGGCAGAGAATCCGAAATAGAAAATCTTCATGAATGTCTGGAAAACAATTCCAAAGTATTTCTTTATGGCATACCAGGCATTGGAAAAAGTGAATTAGCTAAAGCATATGCCAGAAAGTATAAAAAATACTATACCAACATCCTTTATATTGAATACACTGGAGATCTGCATCAGTCTGTTACGGAGATGGACTTTACAGATGATATGCCAGGTATCAGCGAAGAAAAGCGTTTTCATAATCACAACCGCTACCTTCGCTCCCTGAGAGAAGATACCCTGCTTATCATTGACAATTTCAATGTGACTGCCACACAGGACAATTTTCTTTCTGTTGTCATGAAATATCACTGTCGGATTTTATTTACGACCAGAAGCAATCTTACTGGTTATGCCCTGTTTCCATTATCTGAGCTATCGGATTCTTCAGCACTATTTGAACTGGTTTCTTCCTTTTATCCAGAAGCGTCCGAATATAAATCTGTTGTGGAAGAAATTATTGAAACCGTACACTGCCATACATTTGCAGTGGAACTGGCTGCCAAACTTCTGAACAATGGAATTCTGTCACCAGCTCAGTTATTAAAAAAATTACAGGAAGAAAAAACAGCATTAGAAAGTGAAGATGACATTCGGATTATTAAAGACGGCCAAAGCAGCAAAGCAACCTATTATCATCATATTCACACACTGTTCTCCCTTTATACACTTTCGGAATTTCAGCAAAATCTGATGTCAAATATGTGCTTTCTTCCATCTTCTGGTCTGTCAGCAAGAATTTTTGCAAACTGGATGCACTTATCAAATTTGAATGAAATCAATGATCTGATAGAAACTGGCTTTATACAGACTAATACTCGCCACACTATTTCCCTGCATCCGATGATCCAGGAAATTGCCCTTTCAGAAACAAAGCCATCTGTAAGCAGTTGCCACACATTACTGAATTCTTTACAGCAAATATGTTTAATGCATGGGATTGAGGTTGATTATTACAAGAAGCTGTTTCAGACAATAGAAAATGTCATAGAATTGATTCAAAAGGATGACATGCCAAAATATCTACTTTTTCTGGAAAATGCTTTTCCATATATGCAAAAATATGATTATAAAAAAGGCATGAAAGCATTACTTCAAGAACTAAAATGCCTTTTAAAA comes from Coprococcus phoceensis and encodes:
- a CDS encoding tetratricopeptide repeat protein, which encodes MNQSEFLYEVFDDFLSSPEGADFSFDNGLVCRWMSGQAKVSPKLINYYSAKSSQLKLSNTLEQMILSMMFDPDKALSDVYLLFIQDPSISDKKKEQISSLYLSADTQTLFLSQILCFGMERTFVKRDTKNQKLLAGGSLSPVVLGYIADSEVPKPCRHFVGRESEIENLHECLENNSKVFLYGIPGIGKSELAKAYARKYKKYYTNILYIEYTGDLHQSVTEMDFTDDMPGISEEKRFHNHNRYLRSLREDTLLIIDNFNVTATQDNFLSVVMKYHCRILFTTRSNLTGYALFPLSELSDSSALFELVSSFYPEASEYKSVVEEIIETVHCHTFAVELAAKLLNNGILSPAQLLKKLQEEKTALESEDDIRIIKDGQSSKATYYHHIHTLFSLYTLSEFQQNLMSNMCFLPSSGLSARIFANWMHLSNLNEINDLIETGFIQTNTRHTISLHPMIQEIALSETKPSVSSCHTLLNSLQQICLMHGIEVDYYKKLFQTIENVIELIQKDDMPKYLLFLENAFPYMQKYDYKKGMKALLQELKCLLKSKGIGTDSDRALLLDFQATLETKPEKAIKLEKDALALIKEITEENAHLVSNLHSNLGGLYRMNGYPALAREHMEKGLFLLEQYNLLYTNDSIPQITNYAMLLTEQQSPEKGISVLQKVSKIIKEYNSDCNLDYATVQETLGIIYLMTANLPQAKTHFKRAFKIYEKIWADEPEMIEKKCQEIQELYPQVGFFLGQQISNF